The Clostridium chauvoei genome has a window encoding:
- a CDS encoding sigma-70 family RNA polymerase sigma factor translates to MDFLELLILAKKGNKIAMEAIIKLYRNLILKESRRVHLNDYTLDDIIQIGNLNIINAINKFNLDKDIESFPSYVFWAIRNGYGYLYRREANNNNVSISLNSVSDEGSELCDLLPSCDDVENDFISRNDLLNLSLALCELDPQELELITFLYLGDKKNTLTNYCKETSKDYYNCTCIKKRSLEKLKNFLSSKLSE, encoded by the coding sequence ATGGATTTTTTAGAATTATTAATTCTTGCTAAGAAGGGAAATAAAATTGCAATGGAGGCAATAATAAAGTTATATCGTAATTTAATACTTAAAGAATCTAGAAGAGTTCATTTAAATGATTATACTTTAGATGATATTATTCAAATTGGAAATCTTAATATAATTAATGCAATTAATAAATTTAATTTAGATAAAGATATAGAAAGCTTTCCTTCCTATGTCTTTTGGGCTATACGTAATGGCTATGGTTATCTTTATAGAAGGGAAGCTAATAATAATAATGTATCTATAAGTTTAAATAGTGTTTCTGATGAAGGTTCTGAACTTTGTGATTTATTACCCTCTTGTGATGATGTTGAAAATGATTTTATATCTAGAAATGATTTATTAAATTTAAGTTTAGCCTTATGTGAGCTTGACCCTCAAGAGCTTGAATTAATAACTTTTCTTTATTTAGGTGATAAGAAAAACACATTAACTAATTATTGTAAAGAAACCTCTAAGGATTACTATAATTGTACTTGTATTAAAAAACGTAGTTTAGAAA